The following proteins come from a genomic window of Bactrocera tryoni isolate S06 chromosome 1, CSIRO_BtryS06_freeze2, whole genome shotgun sequence:
- the LOC120782541 gene encoding uncharacterized protein LOC120782541, whose product MAYQRLNSPEWLTENYVQEALRVHHKDPSLHLYSIHAQPAMGKGENFGGVLTRVIAKYQLSRSQQRLEKSLIVKTSYESDPIASAIMAPYDIFNREMSIYEEVLPKLTALLREIDDSDELFSTAIHVDHKRQLLIFEDLKEKGFIMANRLQGLDMTHTKLILQKLAKLHATSAVLNERENGYLEKYDRGFFNRYTDNYSTYFVGSLLLCAEFILKNMPDLAFYGDKLKRLAPHYMEIGKRCFTPTPGQVNVLAHGDVWINNVMFKYDPKTGEPVDVRIIDFQYSFWGSPALDLHHLFNTSLQEPLRLHKQDILFQYYHGIFSDVLRRLSYSSLPVPSLNHFRQQVEQKRFFAFHSACVIQPVMINEDTADADFNSLVGEDERAIKFKYNLYRNKKVQRNLSNLLPVFHRRGLLEVNQTD is encoded by the exons ATGGCATATCAGAGGCTGAATTCGCCTGAGTGGCTGACAGAGAATTATGTACAGGAGGCGTTACGTGTTCACCACAAGGATCCCAGTCTTCACCTATACTCCATACACGCCCAACCGGCTATGGGGAAGGGTGAGAATTTTGGTGGAGTTTTGACTCGCGTCATAGCAAAATATCAACTTAGCAGAAGCCAACAGCGACTCGAGAAGAGTTTAATTGTGAAGACTTCTTACGAAAGCGATCCTATTGCAAGCGCTATCATGGCTCCTTATGATATATTCAATCGTGAAATGTCCATTTATGAGGAAGTGCTGCCTAAGTTAACTGCGCTGCTTCGCGAGATCGATGATTCTGATGAGTTGTTTTCTACAGCCATCCATGTAGATCACAAACGCCAATTGCTGATTTTCGAGGATCTCAAGGAGAAGGGCTTTATCATGGCGAATCGCTTGCAAGGCCTAGATATGACACATACAAAACTAATATTGCAGAAGTTGGCTAAATTGCATGCCACATCGGCGGTGCTTAATGAGCGTGAGAATGGTTACTTggaaaaatacgatcgcggctTCTTTAATCGCTACACCGATAATTATAGTACCTATTTTGTTGGATCCCTGTTGTTATGTGCTgagtttatattgaaaaatatgccCGACCTTGCGTTCTATGGGGATAAACTAAAAAGACTGGCACCGCATTACATGGAAATCGGAAAACGTTGCTTCACACCCACACCGGGGCAGGTAAATGTGTTGGCCCATGGCGATGTCTGGATCAACAATGTTATGTTCAAATACGACCCGAAGACAGGTGAACCAGTAGATGTGCGCATCATCGACTTTCAGTACTCATTTTGGGGCTCGCCAGCACTAGATCTGCACCATCTCTTCAACACCTCGCTGCAAGAGCCATTGCGCCTTCACAAACAGGATATACTATTTCAGTATTACCATGGTATTTTCAGCGATGTGCTGAGAAGACTGAGCTATAGTTCACTCCCAGTACCTTCGTTAAATCATTTCCGTCAACAAGTTGAACAGAAACGTTTTTTCG CTTTTCATTCGGCGTGTGTCATACAACCGGTGATGATAAATGAAGACACAGCTGATGCAGATTTTAATTCTTTGGTAGGCGAGGATGAGCGtgcaattaaattcaaatacaaCTTGTACCGCAACAAGAAGGTTCAGAGAAACCTTTCCAACTTACTACCAGTATTCCATAGACGAGGACTTTTGGAAGTGAATCAGACAGACTAA
- the LOC120782888 gene encoding uncharacterized protein LOC120782888, whose protein sequence is MSTSDVSIMNSSENLLNISKESFSAPFVKSSEDLQQSDTPTWLTKDYLEQCLRKHYKDKKLKILRWDVRPALGKGENYGGVLTRIRAECQTHLGAVISGHYVVKTSFEADEFARKTMEPYDIFNREMSIYENVLPRLNALLGEIGDHDKIFAETIAVDRERSALIFEDLNVREFVMPNRLAGLNMNLSKMVLRKIAKMHASSTVLNERENGCLETFDRGFFNRHTDNYMPGFEGLLMACSRRVAQWDSYQYYANKLMALKSKYAELGKQVFDPIPGHVNVLAHGDLWTNNIMVKYDKNTGEPLDVTIIDFQYAAWGSPALDLHYFLNTSLEEAMHLNHQDELIQCYYETFSDTLNKLQYRVKIPSLHQFHLQLEEKAFYAFHSTCVILAVQRNEDTEDADFKAIMQNDQRATRFKDTCFRNIYVQHIIKTLLPIYERRGLLDLEQ, encoded by the exons ATGTCGACGTCTGACGTTAGTATAATGAATTCTTCAGAGAATTTACTAAATATATCCAAGGAGTCCTTCAGCGCTCCCTTCGTTAAAAGTAGCGAAGATCTCCAGCAGTCAGATACGCCTACTTGGCTAACAAAAGACTATTTGGAACAGTGTCTACGTAAGCACTACAAGgataaaaagctaaaaattctCAGATGGGACGTTCGTCCAGCGCTGGGAAAAGGTGAAAATTATGGTGGGGTTTTAACTCGCATTCGTGCCGAATGTCAAACACACTTGGGCGCCGTAATCTCTGGACACTATGTCGTGAAAACATCTTTCGAAGCTGATGAGTTTGCACGAAAAACTATGGAACCGTACGATATTTTCAATCGTGAAATGTCTATCTACGAAAATGTGTTGCCACGGCTGAATGCCTTGTTGGGAGAAATAGGTGACCACGACAAAATCTTTGCTGAGACTATAGCTGTTGATCGTGAACGTTCTGCCCTCATATTCGAAGACTTGAATGTACGGGAATTTGTAATGCCGAACCGCTTAGCTGGGCTGAATATGAATTTGTCAAAGATGGTGCTGCGCAAAATAGCAAAAATGCACGCTTCTTCCACAGTATTGAACGAGCGAGAAAATGGCTGTCTTGAAACCTTTGATCGTGGTTTCTTCAATAGGCATACAGACAATTATATGCCTGGCTTTGAAGGCCTATTGATGGCTTGCAGTCGACGTGTTGCCCAGTGGGACAGCTATCAGTATTACGCGAATAAGTTAATGGCTTTGAAATCTAAGTATGCCGAATTGGGAAAACAAGTATTTGATCCTATTCCAGGTCATGTGAATGTATTGGCGCATGGTGATCTGTGGACAAACAATATAATGGTTAAATACGACAAGAATACTGGCGAACCTTTGGATGTGACGATTATCGATTTTCAATATGCTGCTTGGGGATCACCGGCATTAGATCTCCACTATTTTCTCAATACTTCATTGGAGGAGGCTATGCATTTGAATCATCAAGATGAGCTCATTCAATGTTATTATGAAACTTTTTCGGACACATTAAACAAATTGCAGTACCGAGTTAAAATTCCAAGCTTACATCAGTTTCATTTGCAGCTTGAAGAAAAAGCATTTTACG CGTTTCACTCAACTTGCGTTATTTTAGCGGTTCAGCGAAACGAAGATACCGAAGACGCAGATTTTAAAGCGATTATGCAGAACGACCAGCGAGCTACTCGCTTCAAAGACACAtgctttagaaatatttatgttcaacATATAATAAAAACTCTTCTACCCATATATGAACGACGTGGTTTACTAGATCTTGAGCAAtag
- the LOC120782356 gene encoding uncharacterized protein LOC120782356 produces the protein MGTGAKNYQPPEWINAEFLQDVLKEYFKDETIEVQEIVVKDALLTGDNGSGFASEMHRVTFNLARKDGTGRFSVIIKDHPKGYTGVVAHKSKLFKREILAYKEILPRVEELLASIGDKTKIAPACYYTTETPEPFLVLEDMQLTGYENFERCRLLNLDYTLPTIERLAKLHACSAVIAKDTPEIFEFFKEAPISRNPDRKEFLSFFPVNIRCIAEELTHWKGYEEITEKMFKLAENVLQNALKMYESHDQGFRVFNLADLWIDNLMFHINNDTKNPDDVVMLDFQLSYYGSPAVDLNYFLFGSLNENVRKVHFKFIVREYHRILKETLEKLQYDAYIPTLKDINIELIKNSLQGVIAATCLTPLIFMESTGDEKLENLTSRTEEGDEMRRQNVENPKYRAFLQRTVKEFELCGFLDN, from the exons ATGGGGACAGGTGCCAAAAACTACCAGCCACCGGAATGGATCAATGCTGAATTCTTGCAAGATGTGTTGAAGGAATATTTCAAAGATGAAACCATAGAAGTGCAGGAGATAGTGGTGAAAGACGCGTTGCTGACAGGTGATAATGGCAGTGGCTTTGCGAGCGAAATGCATCGGGTGACATTTAATTTGGCGCGGAAAGACGGTACCGGTCGCTTCTCGGTCATAATTAAA GATCATCCGAAAGGCTACACTGGGGTTGTTGCGCacaaaagtaaattatttaaacgCGAAATTCTGGCTTATAAAGAAATTCTGCCACGGGTGGAGGAGTTGCTGGCCTCCATTGGTGACAAAACGAAAATTGCGCCTGCATGCTATTATACCACCGAAACACCTGAGCCCTTCCTTGTGCTGGAGGATATGCAACTAACGGGTTATGAAAACTTTGAAAGATGTCGTTTGCTTAATCTAGACTATACTCTGCCGACCATCGAAAGGCTGGCAAAGTTACACGCTTGTTCCGCGGTCATTGCCAAAGATACACCGGAAatcttcgaattttttaaagaagCCCCCATTTCCAGGAATCCAGACCGCAAGGAATTTCTTTCATTCTTTCCTGTAAATATAAGATGTATTGCCGAGGAATTGACACACTGGAAGGGTTATGAAGAGATCACAGAGAAAATGTTCAAATTGGCTGAAAATGTGCTTCAAAATGCACTTAAAATGTATGAGTCACATGATCAGGGCTTCCGAGTTTTTAACTTGGCCGATTTGTGGATTGACAACTTAATGTTCCATATAAATAATGACACAAAAAATCCCGATGATGTAGTCATG ttggACTTCCAGCTATCTTACTACGGCTCACCGGCGGTGGATCtaaattatttcctttttggTTCATTAAATGAGAATGTGCGGAAAGTACATTTTAAATTCATCGTGCGCGAATATCATCGCATATTAAAAGAAACATTAGAAAAGCTTCAATATGACGCTTATATACCAACGTTGAAGGACATAAATATCGAGCTTATTAAGAATAGCCTTCAAG GTGTCATCGCTGCCACATGCCTCACACCACTTATTTTCATGGAGTCCACAGGAGATGAGAAACTGGAGAATCTTACCTCACGAACGGAAGAAGGCGATGAAATGAGACgacaaaatgttgaaaatcCCAAATATCGGGCATTTCTGCAGCGCACTGTCAAGGAGTTCGAGTTGTGCGGTTTTTTGgacaattaa
- the LOC120782355 gene encoding uncharacterized protein LOC120782355 isoform X3: protein MLDDDKGGTLINSLNLFPKERLMYEQILPQLEQFYHDLGKKVKFAPKCQWIEQKSSRITIVLEDLNTKKFRNINRLKGFDMPHMKRVLEKLAEFHAASVMWHEKYGAYPEDFQKSYLPANYEKSKSYQARIQSYKVAMTTWGLEDYDKYMECIPNAEQFVNAAMGCFNTDPAEFKVLNHGDFWSSNIMLNYTSNGEVNQIRFVDFQLCKWGSPAQDLWELIICSVESNLRIFEFDHFIRIYHTHLLKCLRLLHYAKPTPKLSDLHISMLKYGFWGYSTTFTHLVLILMPSDKDASLLKLIQPGDEGNKFRHKAYTNPLYVRAMLDILPFLYRRGILDF from the exons ATGCTGGATGATGACAAGGGCGGAACACTTATCAATTCACTGAATCTCTTTCCGAAGGAAAGACTTATGTATGAACAAATTCTTCCTCAACTGGAACAATTTTATCATGATCTCGGCAAGAAAGTTAAATTCGCACCCAAGTGTCAATGGATCGAGCAAAAATCCAGTCGCATTACTATCGTTCTCGAAGAtttaaatacaaagaaatttcgAAACATTAATAGACTCAAAGGATTCGATATGCCGCATATGAAACGTGTTCTAGAGAAGTTAGCTGAGTTCCACGCTGCCAGTGTTATGTGGCATGAAAAGTACGGTGCATACCCAGAAGACTTCCAAAAAAGCTATCTACCCGCCAATTATGAAAAGTCGAAATCTTATCAAGCGCGTATACAAAGCTACAAAGTAGCAATGACGACATGGGGCTTAGAAGATTATGACAAATATATGGAATGTATT CCAAATGCTGAACAATTTGTTAATGCAGCCATGGGCTGTTTCAACACAGATCCCGCCGAGTTTAAGGTACTGAATCATGGAGATTTTTGGTCTAGCAATATTATGCTAAATTACACCTCAAATGGTGAGGTGAATCAAATACGCTTCGTAGACTTTCAACTATGCAAATGGGGCAGCCCGGCACAGGATCTATGGGAACTAATAATATGCTCCGTTGAGAGCAACTTGCGCATTTTTGAATTTGACCACTTCATACGAATTTATCATACACATCTGCTTAAATGTTTAAGACTATTACATTATGCCAAACCAACTCCGAAACTCTCCGACCTACATATTAGCATGCTGAAATACGGATTTTGGG GGTATAGTACAACATTTACACATCTGGTTTTGATACTCATGCCTTCAGATAAGGACGCCAGTTTATTAAAGCTTATACAGCCAGGGGACGAAGGCAACAAATTCCGACACAAGGCCTATACCAACCCGCTCTATGTGCGTGCTATGTTGGATATTTTACCGTTTTTGTATAGACGTGgtattttggatttttaa
- the LOC120782355 gene encoding uncharacterized protein LOC120782355 isoform X1 has protein sequence MPDNSNKFNNNIQFDIPKWINAKYFEKVLLREDSNFHKILKLTPIPATPPGENYTSLMMRILMDIELKDGYTQQKSYIVKTMLDDDKGGTLINSLNLFPKERLMYEQILPQLEQFYHDLGKKVKFAPKCQWIEQKSSRITIVLEDLNTKKFRNINRLKGFDMPHMKRVLEKLAEFHAASVMWHEKYGAYPEDFQKSYLPANYEKSKSYQARIQSYKVAMTTWGLEDYDKYMECIPNAEQFVNAAMGCFNTDPAEFKVLNHGDFWSSNIMLNYTSNGEVNQIRFVDFQLCKWGSPAQDLWELIICSVESNLRIFEFDHFIRIYHTHLLKCLRLLHYAKPTPKLSDLHISMLKYGFWGYSTTFTHLVLILMPSDKDASLLKLIQPGDEGNKFRHKAYTNPLYVRAMLDILPFLYRRGILDF, from the exons atgcCCGACAATAGCAACAAATTCAATAACAATATACAGTTTGATATTCCTAAATGGATAAATGCTAAATATTTCGAGAAGGTATTGCTCCGGGAAGAttcaaattttcacaaaatattgaaattgaccCCTATCCCGGCTACACCGCCGGGTGAGAATTACACATCGCTCATGATGCGCATTTTAATGGACATTGAACTAAAAG ATGGTTACACACAACAGAAGTCGTATATCGTTAAAACAATGCTGGATGATGACAAGGGCGGAACACTTATCAATTCACTGAATCTCTTTCCGAAGGAAAGACTTATGTATGAACAAATTCTTCCTCAACTGGAACAATTTTATCATGATCTCGGCAAGAAAGTTAAATTCGCACCCAAGTGTCAATGGATCGAGCAAAAATCCAGTCGCATTACTATCGTTCTCGAAGAtttaaatacaaagaaatttcgAAACATTAATAGACTCAAAGGATTCGATATGCCGCATATGAAACGTGTTCTAGAGAAGTTAGCTGAGTTCCACGCTGCCAGTGTTATGTGGCATGAAAAGTACGGTGCATACCCAGAAGACTTCCAAAAAAGCTATCTACCCGCCAATTATGAAAAGTCGAAATCTTATCAAGCGCGTATACAAAGCTACAAAGTAGCAATGACGACATGGGGCTTAGAAGATTATGACAAATATATGGAATGTATT CCAAATGCTGAACAATTTGTTAATGCAGCCATGGGCTGTTTCAACACAGATCCCGCCGAGTTTAAGGTACTGAATCATGGAGATTTTTGGTCTAGCAATATTATGCTAAATTACACCTCAAATGGTGAGGTGAATCAAATACGCTTCGTAGACTTTCAACTATGCAAATGGGGCAGCCCGGCACAGGATCTATGGGAACTAATAATATGCTCCGTTGAGAGCAACTTGCGCATTTTTGAATTTGACCACTTCATACGAATTTATCATACACATCTGCTTAAATGTTTAAGACTATTACATTATGCCAAACCAACTCCGAAACTCTCCGACCTACATATTAGCATGCTGAAATACGGATTTTGGG GGTATAGTACAACATTTACACATCTGGTTTTGATACTCATGCCTTCAGATAAGGACGCCAGTTTATTAAAGCTTATACAGCCAGGGGACGAAGGCAACAAATTCCGACACAAGGCCTATACCAACCCGCTCTATGTGCGTGCTATGTTGGATATTTTACCGTTTTTGTATAGACGTGgtattttggatttttaa
- the LOC120782355 gene encoding uncharacterized protein LOC120782355 isoform X2, with protein MPDNSNKFNNNIQFDIPKWINAKYFEKVLLREDSNFHKILKLTPIPATPPGENYTSLMMRILMDIELKDGYTQQKSYIVKTMLDDDKGGTLINSLNLFPKERLMYEQILPQLEQFYHDLGKKVKFAPKCQWIEQKSSRITIVLEDLNTKKFRNINRLKGFDMPHMKRVLEKLAEFHAASVMWHEKYGAYPEDFQKSYLPANYEKSKSYQARIQSYKVAMTTWGLEDYDKYMECIPNAEQFVNAAMGCFNTDPAEFKVLNHGDFWSSNIMLNYTSNGEVNQIRFVDFQLCKWGSPAQDLWELIICSVESNLRIFEFDHFIRIYHTHLLKCLRLLHYAKPTPKLSDLHISMLKYGFWDMYIFHRV; from the exons atgcCCGACAATAGCAACAAATTCAATAACAATATACAGTTTGATATTCCTAAATGGATAAATGCTAAATATTTCGAGAAGGTATTGCTCCGGGAAGAttcaaattttcacaaaatattgaaattgaccCCTATCCCGGCTACACCGCCGGGTGAGAATTACACATCGCTCATGATGCGCATTTTAATGGACATTGAACTAAAAG ATGGTTACACACAACAGAAGTCGTATATCGTTAAAACAATGCTGGATGATGACAAGGGCGGAACACTTATCAATTCACTGAATCTCTTTCCGAAGGAAAGACTTATGTATGAACAAATTCTTCCTCAACTGGAACAATTTTATCATGATCTCGGCAAGAAAGTTAAATTCGCACCCAAGTGTCAATGGATCGAGCAAAAATCCAGTCGCATTACTATCGTTCTCGAAGAtttaaatacaaagaaatttcgAAACATTAATAGACTCAAAGGATTCGATATGCCGCATATGAAACGTGTTCTAGAGAAGTTAGCTGAGTTCCACGCTGCCAGTGTTATGTGGCATGAAAAGTACGGTGCATACCCAGAAGACTTCCAAAAAAGCTATCTACCCGCCAATTATGAAAAGTCGAAATCTTATCAAGCGCGTATACAAAGCTACAAAGTAGCAATGACGACATGGGGCTTAGAAGATTATGACAAATATATGGAATGTATT CCAAATGCTGAACAATTTGTTAATGCAGCCATGGGCTGTTTCAACACAGATCCCGCCGAGTTTAAGGTACTGAATCATGGAGATTTTTGGTCTAGCAATATTATGCTAAATTACACCTCAAATGGTGAGGTGAATCAAATACGCTTCGTAGACTTTCAACTATGCAAATGGGGCAGCCCGGCACAGGATCTATGGGAACTAATAATATGCTCCGTTGAGAGCAACTTGCGCATTTTTGAATTTGACCACTTCATACGAATTTATCATACACATCTGCTTAAATGTTTAAGACTATTACATTATGCCAAACCAACTCCGAAACTCTCCGACCTACATATTAGCATGCTGAAATACGGATTTTGGG atatgtatatctttCACAGGGTATAG
- the LOC120772588 gene encoding uncharacterized protein LOC120772588 encodes MNNTPNGNVENDVGKVPEWLEAVTFENAARTHIGEDFSKIVNARCDIDPSSNANYSSLLMRLHLDVELTDGSLKTVTFVLKVPHSNEMMSKIINLLKLFPKEERTYHSIIPKFEALYKQAGSDIKFAPKAYQVDRDIGVDYVLLEDLRPRGYKNANRIKGLDLEHTKHVLQKLAEFHAASACYVEHFGMFPEEFTVGIYSKNNTELLKQFNSSSAFLAQLKKWNNGQAYYEKLADSDSYLVDRLLQNQTYNPSEFNVLNHGDCWVNNILFKYSAFGTIMDTRFIDFQVGKYGSPANDLYYFILSSTAADIKIAHFDYLVRYYFDNLVENLKLLQYHRPLPKLRNLHSVLLKHGLTAYLAVAKILPVVMLEKSGDETNKNGTQNEDKLKFAMYTNPKYVESVSKLLPWLDNRGLLDWKV; translated from the exons ATGAACAACACACCAAACGGAAATGTCGAGAATGATGTTGGCAAAGTACCTGAGTGGTTGGAAGCAGTCACTTTTGAAAATGCCGCACGCACCCATATTGGAGAAGATTTTAGCAAAATTGTCAACGCTCGATGTGATATTGACCCGAGTAGCAACGCCAACTATTCATCTTTGCTGATGCGTCTCCATCTGGATGTAGAGCTTACAG ATGGCAGCTTAAAAACTGTTACTTTCGTCCTTAAAGTACCGCATAGCAACGAAATGatgtcaaaaataataaatctgcTAAAACTGTTCCCGAAGGAGGAAAGAACGTACCACAGTATTATACCGAAATTCGAAGCGCTTTACAAGCAAGCGGGCAGTGATATTAAATTTGCTCCGAAGGCGTATCAAGTCGATCGCGACATAGGTGTCGATTATGTTTTGCTGGAAGATCTACGCCCAAGAGGTTATAAAAATGCTAATCGAATCAAAGGTTTAGACTTGGAGCATACCAAACATGTGCTCCAGAAACTGGCTGAATTCCATGCTGCATCTGCGTGCTACGTGGAACACTTTGGAATGTTTCCCGAGGAATTCACTGTTGGAATTTATTCAAAGAATAATACAGAACTACTGAAGCAATTCAATTCGTCTAGTGCATTCTTAGCCCAATTGAAAAAGTGGAATAATGGTCAAGCGTACTATGAAAAGTTG GCTGACAGCGACAGCTACCTGGTGGATCGCCTGCTGCAGAATCAGACTTATAATCCAAGTGAATTCAACGTACTCAACCACGGCGATTGCTGGGtgaataacattttatttaagtatagtGCGTTCGGCACAATTATGGATACTCGTTTTATTGACTTTCAAGTGGGCAAATACGGCTCGCCAGCTAATGATCTGTATTACTTCATCCTATCCTCCACTGCCGCAGACATCAAAATAGCACATTTTGACTACTTGGTTCGTTACTATTTCGATAACCTGGTTGAGAATTTAAAACTTCTTCAATATCACAGGCCTTTACCGAAACTTCGTAACCTCCACTCCGTGTTATTGAAACATGGTCTAACAG ccTATTTGGCGGTCGCTAAAATATTGCCCGTCGTGATGTTGGAGAAAAGTGGTGATGAAACCAACAAAAATGGAACGCAAAACGAGGATAAACTTAAATTTGCCATGTATACTAATCCAAAATATGTTGAGTCTGTATCGAAGCTTTTACCATGGTTGGATAATCGTGGTTTGTTGGACTGGAAGGTCTAG